Proteins encoded together in one Miscanthus floridulus cultivar M001 chromosome 16, ASM1932011v1, whole genome shotgun sequence window:
- the LOC136512635 gene encoding LOB domain-containing protein 42-like, producing the protein MRMSCNGCRVLRKGCSDACTIRPCLQWIDTPEAQANATVFLAKFYGRAGLLNLLAAAPDDAARPAVFRSLLYEACGRIVNPVYGSVGLLWSRQWQKCVDAVDAVLKGRPVVQVDAASDAAAAPPLLGGGAGARSAAAPAAAYDIRHVAKDPDAVAAADLLRVARGGRKRFKRAGSSSSNASKAKPLKGKTGDTERASPSPQQQEAEELEPVPMVGELEHGEESAGSHDHHHMQLQGSSEDTDVEAASHVTQAEAEPPVSSQSQSQSQVLVADQEEEEVGLELTLGFEPVPVVRQQPRSSCCDRSGLSAASSLIALRLQLPAT; encoded by the coding sequence ATGCGGATGAGCTGCAACGGCTGCCGCGTGCTGCGCAAGGGCTGCAGCGACGCCTGCACCATCCGCCCCTGCCTGCAGTGGATCGACACCCCCGAGGCGCAGGCCAACGCCACCGTCTTCCTCGCCAAGTTCTACGGCCGGGCCGGGCTGCTCAACCTGCTCGCCGCGGCGCCCGACGACGCCGCCCGCCCGGCGGTGTTCCGCTCCCTGCTCTACGAGGCGTGCGGCCGCATCGTCAACCCGGTCTACGGCTCCGTCGGCCTGCTCTGGTCGCGCCAGTGGCAGAAGTGCGTCGACGCCGTCGACGCCGTGCTCAAGGGCCGCCCCGTCGTGCAGGTCGACGCCGCCTCCGACGCCGCCGCGGCCCCGCCGCTtctcggcggcggcgctggcgccaGGTCAGCTGCCGCGCCGGCGGCTGCCTACGACATCCGCCACGTCGCCAAGGATCCCGACGCCGTCGCCGCGGCTGACCTCCTCCGCGTCGCGCGCGGCGGGCGCAAGAGGTTCAAGCGCGCGGGCTCGTCTTCTTCCAACGCCTCCAAGGCCAAGCCCCTTAAGGGCAAGACCGGCGACACCGAGCGCGCGTCGCCCAGCCCTCAACAGCAGGAGGCGGAGGAGCTGGAACCGGTGCCGATGGTCGGCGAGCTTGAGCACGGCGAGGAGTCCGCCGGCAGCCACGACCACCACCACATGCAGCTGCAGGGGTCGTCGGAGGACACCGACGTGGAGGCGGCCTCCCACGTGACCCAAGCCGAGGCCGAGCCGCCGGTCAGCagccagagccagagccagagccaaGTGCTGGTAGCGGATCAAGAGGAAGAGGAGGTCGGGCTGGAGCTCACGCTCGGGTTCGAGCCGGTGCCGGTTGTCAGGCAGCAGCCGAGGTCGTCGTGCTGCGACCGGAGCGGTTTGAGCGCGGCATCGAGCCTCATCGCCCTGCGGCTGCAGCTGCCAGCCACCTGA